The Alnus glutinosa chromosome 7, dhAlnGlut1.1, whole genome shotgun sequence genome includes a region encoding these proteins:
- the LOC133873613 gene encoding G-type lectin S-receptor-like serine/threonine-protein kinase SD3-1: protein MLKQDMYMLEPPFLLCISIGFLLHSLVVGQIPLGSQLAVAENKSWVSPSGDFALGFFDRSDQPNLHSIGIRFNSDSIAVAQRKVVWVVGADVTVGNESYFQLNQEGELVLFDSFKGVIVWTSETGNLSVFSADLRDDGNLVLLNNKKDVVWQSFNTPSDTLLPGQTLSVIQMLRAASRNSMSSYFTLYVNASSGQLQLRWESHVIYWTSGNPISSNITAFLTSNGALQLRYQKLKPVWSVFAQDHNDSVRYRFLRLDVDGNLRLYSWVEASQAWRSVWQAVENQCKVFATCGQCGICLFTATRSECKCPFKVTTDSNSRCLVPYRQECKSNSNMMMYKHTYLYGIYPPEDSVIQTSLQQCKSLCLNDPNCTVATFTNDGTPQCRLKKTLYVTGYSDLSSVSFVKTCSDPLAVNPNLDLNVTSPARSQPIQSYKYCIPCLTGVASGTFALLIVIQLGIGFCIYRRRTSIRTKATLAYTGYNSRGLIVLSFSEVKDITENFKHQIGPKMFKGALPNNEPVAIKDLKANIEERKFRSVVSKIGSIHHKNLVRLEGYCCESSHRFLVYEYAKNGSVEKYVEDSKLSKRLAWRKRADICLSVARAVCYLHTGCREFVSHGNLKCENVVLDENLEAKVTEFGLWRVNSEASSGNGFSAEKDVKDFGEMVLRLISGCQDVGDLCEWAYKEWMEGQAENVVDKAIDVKGGENLEELERALRIAFWCLQSNEHMRPSMGEVVKVLEGTLTVDPPPPPFSCQRPPEEAEEESLE from the coding sequence TTTGTTGCATTCCCTTGTGGTTGGGCAAATTCCCTTGGGTTCACAACTTGCTGTAGCTGAGAACAAATCTTGGGTCTCACCCAGTGGTGATTTTGCACTTGGATTCTTTGACCGTTCGGACCAACCTAACCTGCATAGCATAGGGATCCGTTTCAATTCGGATTCCATTGCTGTTGCTCAAAGGAAGGTTGTCTGGGTTGTTGGAGCTGATGTCACGGTCGGTAACGAGTCTTATTTTCAGCTCAACCAGGAAGGAGAACTGGTTTTGTTTGATTCCTTTAAGGGAGTCATTGTTTGGACTAGTGAAACAGGCAACTTATCAGTTTTTTCGGCTGATCTTCGTGATGATGGAAATCTTGTTCTGCTAAACAATAAGAAAGATGTTGTTTGGCAAAGTTTCAATACTCCATCTGACACGCTTCTTCCAGGACAGACCTTATCTGTTATTCAAATGCTTCGAGCTGCCAGCAGGAATTCTATGTCTAGTTACTTTACTCTTTATGTGAATGCTTCTTCAGGTCAGTTACAACTAAGGTGGGAAAGTCATGTTATCTACTGGACAAGTGGAAACCCCATTAGTTCAAACATCACTGCTTTCCTTACCTCTAATGGAGCACTGCAACTCCGCTACCAAAAATTGAAACCTGTTTGGTCGGTGTTTGCACAAGATCATAATGACTCTGTAAGGTACCGATTTCTTAGGTTGGACGTTGATGGTAATCTCCGGTTATACTCATGGGTAGAAGCATCACAGGCTTGGAGGTCGGTCTGGCAAGCTGTTGAGAATCAGTGCAAGGTCTTTGCAACCTGTGGACAATGTGGCATTTGTCTCTTCACTGCAACAAGGTCTGAGTGCAAATGTCCGTTTAAGGTAACAACAGACTCTAACTCAAGATGTTTGGTTCCGTATAGGCAGGAGTGCAAATCAAATTCCAATATGATGATGTATAAGCACACCTATCTATATGGGATATACCCACCAGAGGATTCAGTTATCCAAACTAGTTTACAACAATGCAAAAGCTTGTGCCTGAATGATCCAAACTGTACAGTTGCAACATTCACAAATGATGGAACTCCACAGTGCCGACTGAAGAAAACTCTGTATGTCACTGGGTATTCAGACCTAAGTTCAGTATCTTTTGTCAAGACATGTTCAGATCCATTAGCTGTTAATCCCAATCTCGATCTCAATGTAACCTCCCCTGCACGTTCTCAACCCATACAGTCTTATAAGTATTGCATCCCTTGTCTAACTGGAGTAGCCTCAGGCACATTTGCTTTGCTTATTGTAATTCAGTTGGGAATTGGTTTCTGCATCTACCGAAGAAGAACCAGTATTCGGACGAAAGCAACTTTAGCTTACACAGGCTATAACTCAAGGGGTTTAATTGTGTTATCCTTCTCTGAAGTCAAGGACATTACAGAGAATTTCAAGCACCAAATAGGACCGAAGATGTTCAAAGGTGCGCTACCCAACAACGAGCCAGTTGCAATCAAAGACCTGAAAGCAAACATAGAAGAAAGGAAGTTTCGTAGCGTAGTTTCAAAAATAGGAAGCATTCACCACAAAAATCTTGTGAGGTTGGAGGGCTACTGTTGTGAATCAAGTCACAGatttttggtttatgaatatgCAAAGAATGGTTCTGTGGAGAAATATGTTGAGGATTCTAAATTGAGCAAGAGGCTGGCCTGGAGAAAGAGAGCTGACATATGCTTAAGCGTGGCAAGGGCTGTTTGTTATTTGCACACAGGGTGTAGGGAGTTTGTAAGCCATGGGAATTTGAAATGTGAAAATGTTGTCTTGGATGAAAATTTAGAGGCCAAGGTGACTGAATTTGGGCTTTGGAGAGTAAACAGTGAGGCATCATCAGGCAATGGATTTTCTGCAGAAAAGGATGTGAAGGATTTTGGCGAGATGGTGTTGAGATTGATCAGTGGGTGTCAAGATGTTGGGGACCTTTGTGAGTGGGCTTATAAGGAATGGATGGAGGGGCAGGCAGAGAATGTAGTAGATAAAGCCATTGATGTAAAAGGTGGGGAAAATTTGGAGGAGCTGGAGCGTGCATTGAGAATCGCATTTTGGTGTCTTCAAAGCAACGAACATATGAGGCCTTCTATGGGGGAGGTGGTGAAGGTGTTGGAAGGCACATTGACAGTTGATCCTCCGCCACCTCCATTTTCCTGCCAACGGCCACCAGAAGAAGCAGAGGAAGAGTCATTGGAGTAA